DNA from Calditrichota bacterium:
CGACGCACGAAGCCCATGGCCGGGTCAAATGCCGCGCCCACGTCCTGCACACCACCTCCGAAGGACCACAGGTCGCTGTGGTAGCGCACGCTCAATTCGGAGGCTGTGTGCCGGAGCAAGGCCTTGTAGCCCCTGCCGTCGCCGGCGCCAAATTCACCTGCCGCCCACCCGCTTACCGTCAGATAGTCGCTCAGCGGGAAGAACCCGTCGACGCCCAACGAGCGGCCGTATGCCGCAGTGCTCAGTTCGTCCTTGGAGGTAAAGAGCAGTCCCAAGGACGCCCTGCTCATCAGGTCGCGGCGCACCCGCAGCACGCTGAAATTGGCAGCAGGCACAAGCTCGCCATCTTCCAGGGTCTTGGCTCTGGTGACCATGTTCAGGGCGCCCACCTGGTAGTTGCCGATCTTGCCCACCAATTTGGCGCCGCCGATGATGGGGATTGCCGACCCGCCGGCCAGGCCAATGCGGCGGCTGTAGAAAAGCTCCATGTTGCCGCCACCAGGTCCGCGCCCACTTCCGAAGGAGAAGACGTCGCCTCCCTCCAAGAAGAATTCCCGCTTTTCCGGGAAGTAGAGCGAAAAACGGGTCAGGTTTACCTGCTCGCGGTCTGCTTCCACCTGGGCAAAATCGGGGTTCACCGTCAGGTCCACGACGATGTTTGGGGTGACCAACATCTTCGCGTCCAGGCCAAGGTCGCCCCTGCGCACCGTGGCGAAGGAGGTGTTCACATCGCGTTCGATGCCCCCCACCACGTAGGGCTTGATGTCCCACGTACCGCCGCCACGCAATCCCGCCAGCCCGCGCAAGGTGCCCGCCTCGGACAGTCGAAACAAACCCACCCAGCCAATGTCGCGGGGCACCAATTGCCAGTAGGTGTACTCATTTTTGCGGCGAATGGTGCGCGCGAAGTTGATGCCCCAGACCTGTGTGTCTTGGCGGGCAAAGCGCAACGTCTTCCACGGGATAGCAATCTCCGCGAACCAGCCGAGGTGGTTCACCTGCGTGCGGCATTTCCAGATGCCGTCCCAGGCGGGATTGAAATTGCGTCCCTCGTTGCTGAAGACCGCATCCCGCATGGCCCCGCGGGGATTGACGACGAAATAGAAGCCGCTCCGCCGGTCGCGGTACGAGTCGATCACAATCTCAAAGTTGTCGTCGTCGTCGAGCTGCGTGTCACGGAGCATCTCTCTGGCAACGAGGCGCTCCGGTTCTGTGTCGTAACACTTGACGCCCAGGTAGAGGTTCTCTGCGTCATAGAGCACGGCCACTTCGGTGCGTTCGCTGGAGGCTGCGCCCTCCTCCGGCTCGCGCTGCACAAAGTCGCCCTGAAAGGCAACGGCCTGCCAGGCCGAGTCGAGCAAGCAGCCGTCGATCTCCGGCCTGACCTGGGCCCATGTGGCCTCGATGCTCCGACGGAAGTCATCGTGTCTGGCTGCCCCCCGACCTGTGGCAGCCCAAGACCCGGCACTAATAAGCAGCCAACCTACTCCTCCCCAGACAGCCACTATCCTCGACGCTTTCTTGGGCAAATAATCCACTCCGCCCATTCGTCTCCCTTGGTGAATCCTCGCAAAACCGCACTTCCGCAGCTCGAAAAATAGCATTTTGCGGCGACTATTGCAAGGGCTAAGATGACGCTGCACAGCTGAAATGCGGCTCATCCCCTGGCCCTCGTTTGCACAACTTTTGACTTGCTTCTTAGCCCAAAAGTCTTATATTAACAGGCGAGTGGTTTTCACTTCCAATGCCTTGGGTCGCCACGGCGTGCAGACGAGGGCAAATGGAGGGGTGAGGACTATGAGGTCAGCAGAGCATACGCGGCCAGCCGCTTTTGCCGGTGCATTCTACCCCGCGAACCCTCGACAGCTCGACACCTTGGTCACGCGTCTTTTGGCCGAGGCGCCGGAAAGAGACATTCCAGGGCAAATCATCGGCCTGGTGGCGCCTCACGCCGGGTATCTCTACTCGGGGTCTACCGCGGCAGCCGCTTACAAGCAGGTCATGGGCAAGCCATACGAAAGCGTCGTCATCATGGCGCCGAGCCACCGCGAACTTTTCCGCG
Protein-coding regions in this window:
- a CDS encoding carbohydrate binding family 9 domain-containing protein, with translation MGGVDYLPKKASRIVAVWGGVGWLLISAGSWAATGRGAARHDDFRRSIEATWAQVRPEIDGCLLDSAWQAVAFQGDFVQREPEEGAASSERTEVAVLYDAENLYLGVKCYDTEPERLVAREMLRDTQLDDDDNFEIVIDSYRDRRSGFYFVVNPRGAMRDAVFSNEGRNFNPAWDGIWKCRTQVNHLGWFAEIAIPWKTLRFARQDTQVWGINFARTIRRKNEYTYWQLVPRDIGWVGLFRLSEAGTLRGLAGLRGGGTWDIKPYVVGGIERDVNTSFATVRRGDLGLDAKMLVTPNIVVDLTVNPDFAQVEADREQVNLTRFSLYFPEKREFFLEGGDVFSFGSGRGPGGGNMELFYSRRIGLAGGSAIPIIGGAKLVGKIGNYQVGALNMVTRAKTLEDGELVPAANFSVLRVRRDLMSRASLGLLFTSKDELSTAAYGRSLGVDGFFPLSDYLTVSGWAAGEFGAGDGRGYKALLRHTASELSVRYHSDLWSFGGGVQDVGAAFDPAMGFVRRRDFRRAQVSGEYSPRPRNATVIRQFSYRLGADWRTDHAGTLLDSGMDASFGVRFQNSAHLQLGVSREYEWLPEAWELRPGLVVPQGEYTGYEGFVEVTSDRGRSLSGSLDLHAGAYYTGRNVGLRAESEFTAIPQVKLALNYNHNYVSLDGGQFHTNTLGVRFFYFFSTELFFKAYVQWNDDRLNYGGKHRIVSNFLLRWIYSPGSDLYVVVNDGRLVGPGGQEITNRTVLLKATRFLRT